A genomic segment from Aegilops tauschii subsp. strangulata cultivar AL8/78 chromosome 1, Aet v6.0, whole genome shotgun sequence encodes:
- the LOC109760320 gene encoding probable alpha,alpha-trehalose-phosphate synthase [UDP-forming] 4, producing the protein MLHAPPPLEAAGSPVAHSRCLLRDLGGHGALPADPSTLYGADAATTQFLLERILRGSGTARRLVTSSSSPGSSSVGAADTDSGEPQDPAVSAPGLVPVSGSPDRADRTSAASGPGTSPATALNEPLESAEEVAASRLPALLGPGGRILIVANRLPVTAKRLEDNQWELVTSSGGLVSALQGVKDVERMFVGWPGVSVTDEDGQTSIKKELLKKRCVPVFLSEELRDQYYSGYCNNILWPLFHYLGLPQGYKVNKTKDFKSQLKAYTEANKMFADTLCEISKEGDIIWCHDYHLMLLPKLLKQSNLNMKVGWFLHTPFPSYEVYQALPNRKELLQAVLEADLVGFHTYEYARHFVSACTSLLGLEGRLGGIKFKGRIVKVDAFPIGIDAQHFKESLDLNAVKGEITEFKSVFAGPKVMLGVDRLDMIKGLLQKLLAFEKFLEENKGWESKVVLLQIAAPTRSDVPEYQELKSQVHEMVGRVNGKFGTFKTYPIIYLDKTVEFEALCALYAITDVALITSLRDGMNLVSYEYVACQESNKGVLILSEFAGAAQSLGAGAIVVNPWNIAEVAGAIKHALDMLPDERERRHKHNYKIVSAHTAQEWAKNYVWQLNDAAIKAPLGTGESLLGLPIEEAAEQYAQSKSRLLILGFNATLTEQVQSSERRATDQTGNTTLKLNSGLKGALKTLCDNEHTTVIVVSGYGKDVLHENFGEFKMWLAAENGMFLRLNGEEWFTTSSGQLEIGFRDSVKVNCEPRETSIVWNYEYAEDHFGTNQANDMLQHLGAYSLSNQSAEVVQGSRSIEVRPVGVTKGNAIDKIMQELGHRKIITTSIDYVLCIGHFLAKDEDVYTLPQFDVEPESERKAKVWQADIMNIKFNLKRDKYFSCTVGRECSLARYKLEGASEVASLLHNLASADRGERDDSRPTKRQKEDHDSGAMSE; encoded by the exons ATGctgcacgcgccgccgccgctggaggCGGCCGGGTCGCCCGTCGCGCACAGCCGCTGCCTCCTCCGCGACCTCGGCGGCCATGGCGCGTTGCCGGCCGACCCCTCCACGCTCTACGGCGCCGACGCGGCCACTACCCAGTTCCTCCTCGAGAGGATTCTGCGGGGGAGCGGCACCGCGCGCCGCCTCGTgacttcctcctcctctccaggTTCCTCCTCGGTGGGCGCAGCGGACACCGACTCGGGCGAGCCCCAGGACCCGGCGGTGTCCGCCCCTGGCCTCGTTCCGGTCTCAGGCTCCCCGGATCGCGCCGACCGCACCTCCGCAGCTAGCGGTCCAGGCACTTCGCCCGCCACCGCGCTCAACGAGCCCCTCGAATCAGCCGAGGAAGTCGCCGCCAGCCGCCTGCCTGCTCTTCTAGGACCGGGAGGTCGCATACTGATCGTGGCCAATCGGCTCCCCGTCACGGCCAAGCGCCTCGAAGACAACCAGTGGGAGTTGGTGACCAGTTCGGGCGGTCTCGTCAGCGCCCTGCAAG GTGTTAAAGATGTGGAACGGATGTTTGTCGGCTGGCCTGGCGTCAGCGTCACCGACGAGGACGGCCAAACATCCATCAAGAAAGAGCTACTTAAGAAG AGGTGCGTACCTGTGTTCCTGAGTGAGGAGTTAAGGGACCAGTACTACAGCGGGTACTGCAATAACATTCTATGGCCGCTCTTCCATTACTTGGGGCTTCCACAGGGGTACAAGGTCAATAAGACAAAAGACTTTAAGTCACAGCTTAAGGCATATACTGAGGCAAACAAGATGTTTGCGGATACTCTGTGCGAAATCTCTAAGGAAGGGGATATCATATGGTGCCATGACTACCATTTGATGTTACTTCCCAAGTTATTGAAGCAGTCCAACCTGAACATGAAGGTGGGCTGGTTCCTGCACACACCGTTTCCTTCATATGAGGTTTACCAGGCATTGCCGAACCGCAAAGAGCTGTTGCAGGCTGTGCTTGAAGCTGACTTAGTGGG GTTTCATACGTACGAGTATGCAAGGCACTTTGTGAGTGCTTGCACCAGTCTGCTGGGTCTTGAGGGTCGCCTTGGAGGCATTAAGTTTAAAGGAAGGATTGTTAAAGTGGATGCT TTTCCGATCGGGATAGACGCTCAGCATTTTAAAGAATCTTTGGATCTTAACGCAGTCAAAGGGGAAATAACCGAATTCAAATCAGTTTTTGCTGGTCCAAAG GTAATGCTTGGTGTTGATCGGTTAGACATGATTAAAGGACTTCTGCAAAAGTTATTGGCCTTTGAGAAATTTCTTGAGGAGAACAAGGGTTGGGAATCCAAAGTGGTCCTTCTGCAAATTGCTGCGCCAACTAGAAGTGACGTACCTGAAT ATCAAGAGCTGAAAAGTCAAGTGCATGAAATGGTTGGACGTGTAAATGGAAAATTTGGAACGTTTAAAACGTACCCTATTATATATCTG GATAAAACCGTTGAGTTTGAGGCATTGTGTGCTCTTTATGCAATCACTG ATGTGGCTCTGATAACATCACTGAGAGATGGAATGAATCTTGTAAGCTATGAATATGTTGCCTGTCAAGAATCAAATAAAGGTGTTCTGATACTGAGTGAG TTTGCAGGGGCAGCGCaatctcttggggctggtgctATTGTAGTAAACCCATGGAATATTGCGGAAGTAGCAGGGGCAATAAAACATGCTTTGGATATGTTACCTGATGAAAGGGAGCGACGTCACAAGCATAATTATAAAATTGTGTCAGCACACACTGCACAAGAGTGGGCAAAAAACTATGTCTG GCAGCTAAATGATGCAGCAATTAAAGCTCCGTTAGGAACAGGAGAAAGTCTTCTTGGACTCcctattgaagaagcagctgaaCAATACGCACAATCCAAAAGTCGGTTACTCATATTG GGTTTTAATGCGACATTGACTGAACAGGTCCAATCTTCTGAGAGAAGGGCTACTGACCAAACCGGGAACACGACACTCAAGTTGAACTCTGGGTTGAAGGGAGCCCTGAAAACCCTTTGTGATAATGAGCATACAACTGTCATTGTTGTCAGTGGTTATGGCAAAGATGTTCTCCATGAA AATTTTGGAGAATTTAAAATGTGGTTGGCGGCAGAGAATGGGATGTTTCTACGACTAAATGGTGAAGAATGGTTCACCACATCATCTGGACAACTGGAAATTGGCTTCCGTGATAGCGTAAAG GTCAATTGTGAACCGCGTGAAACATCAATTGTGTGGAACTATGAATATGCAG AGGATCATTTTGGAACAAATCAGGCAAATGATATGCTACAGCACTTGGGGGCATATTCATTGTCAAATCAAAGTGCTGAGGTTGTTCAAGGCAGCCGGTCAATTGAAGTGCGCCCTGTGGGAGTCACCAAG GGTAATGCCATCGATAAAATTATGCAAGAGTTAGGTCACAGGAAAATCATAACCACTTCAATTGATTATGTCTTGTGCATTGGCCACTTCCTTGCGAAG GATGAAGACGTCTATACCTTACCCCAATTTGATGTTGAACCTGAATCGGAAAGAAAAGCAAAGGTGTGGCAAGCAGATATCATGaacatcaagtttaacctgaaaCGTGACAAGTACTTCTCGTGCACTGTTGGGAGGGAATGTTCTCTAGCACGGTACAAGCTCGAGGGAGCTAGCGAAGTCGCCTCCTTACTGCACAATCTTGCATCTGCTGACCGAGGAGAACGTGACGACTCTCGTCCCACGAAGAGACAAAAAGAAGATCATGATTCAGGAGCTATGAGCGAGTAG